From one Esox lucius isolate fEsoLuc1 chromosome 11, fEsoLuc1.pri, whole genome shotgun sequence genomic stretch:
- the chchd5 gene encoding coiled-coil-helix-coiled-coil-helix domain-containing protein 5 (The RefSeq protein has 1 substitution compared to this genomic sequence), whose product MQVAMDITTKHCHKEMENYGQCVASNQLTWQQHCHDLKMKVAQCTSSHPVIQKIRSDCSKEFAVFDSCLRENPTSPTSCSAHVARFLGCAETVDLAGVGNQVPQPSEPRKYDHPSFPEKEFSQ is encoded by the exons AT GCAGGTTGCCATGGATATCACCACCAAGCATTGccataaagagatggagaactATGGACAGTGCGTGGCATCCAACCAGTTAACATGGCAACAGCACTGTCATGATCTGAAGATGAAGGTGGCACAGTGTACTTCTTCACA CCCCGTGATTCAGAAGATCCGGTCAGACTGTTCTAAAGAGTTTGCCATGTTCGACAGCTGCTTAAGAGAGAACCCAACCTCACCTACCTCTTGTTCAGCTCACGTAGCACGTTTCCTCGGATGTGCAGAGACGGTAGACCTGGCTGGAGTAG GAAATCAAGTTCCTCAGCCCTCAGAACCCAGAAAGTATGATCACCCATCCTTCCCAGAGAAGGAATTCTCACAGTAG